From a region of the Triticum aestivum cultivar Chinese Spring chromosome 7D, IWGSC CS RefSeq v2.1, whole genome shotgun sequence genome:
- the LOC123167749 gene encoding SWR1 complex subunit 2, which yields MADHAADEEEPPVLLDRAARATRGKRITKLIEEEVELDEAFWGQEALKEDEEDDNYQEEQDAGDVFDSDFDEDEPQPDDDPGKEVSERLPIKKRLFFPGKTMKKMKAKKKKKKNKVIKLEDDEGIDDKTTDKTTSSKQSDVPDEWESEKTIRKSTRTSVIVRQAEREAIRAEKQATAKPIKKRKEGEEKRMTQEEMLLEAAETEIMNMRNLERVLAREEEVKKKAVVQKAVYEGPTLRFHSRDGESRLEFINGASFGSELCTTSTPYPEKSVCVVTGLPAKYRDPKTGLPYATMAAFKIIRESFLKEEPDKKRPNMSNMGELFESVAGEHSTPKKKRIESRSPISGDLRHGGRFRRIPALDVMDED from the exons ATGGCCGACCACGCCGCAGACGAGGAGGAGCCGCCCGTCCTGCTCGACCGCGCGGCGCGTGCCACCCGAGGAAAGAG AATAACCAAGCTCATCGAGGAGGAGGTCGAGCTTGATGAGGCCTTCTGGGGCCAAGAAGCCCTCAAGGAG GACGAGGAGGATGATAACTATCAGGAGGAGCAGGATGCTGGTGATGTATTCGACAGTGATTTCGATGAAGAT GAACCTCAACCTGACGACGACCCAGGGAAGGAAGTGAGTGAGAG ATTACCTATTAAGAAGCGGCTATTTTTCCCTGGGAAGACCATGAAAAAAATGaaagccaagaagaagaaaaagaagaataagGTCATCAAACTAGAGGATGATGAAGGTATAGATGACAAGACTACTGATAAGACAACTTCATCCAAACAATCAGATGTTCCTGATGAATGGGAATCGGAGAAAACGATCAGGAAATCAACCAGAACATCTGTCATTGTGAGACAAGCTGAACGAGAAGCAATACGTGCTGAAAAGCAAGCAACTGCTAAG CCAATTAAGAAgagaaaagagggagaagaaaaacgTATGACACAAGAAGAGATGCTCTTGGAAGCAGCTGAAACTG AGATCATGAACATGAGAAATCTTGAACGTGTACTGGCGAGAGAGGAGGAGGTGAAGAAAAAAGCTGTTGTTCAGAAAGCTGTCTATGAGGGTCCTACACTTCGATTTCACTCGAGAGATG GGGAATCACGTCTGGAATTCATTAATGGGGCATCATTTGGTTCTGAACTTTGTACGACTTCAACTCCTT ATCCGGAGAAATCTGTTTGCGTTGTAACAGGACTTCCTGCCAA ATACCGTGATCCAAAGACAGGATTACCTTATGCGACAATGGCAGCGTTTAAGATCATCCGGGAGAG TTTCCTGAAAGAGGAGCCGGATAAGAAGAGGCCCAACATGTCAAATATGGGAGAACTCTTTGAATCAGTAGCCGGCGAACATTCTACGCCTAAGAAGAAAAGAATCGAGTCAAGATCGCCAATATCAGGAGACCTAAGGCACGGCGGACGCTTCAGACGAATACCTGCTCTTGATGTCATGGACGAGGACTGA